In the genome of Palaemon carinicauda isolate YSFRI2023 chromosome 20, ASM3689809v2, whole genome shotgun sequence, one region contains:
- the LOC137614296 gene encoding uncharacterized protein isoform X2 encodes MPLIMKNFLFLGILWVILLLPGTSADPTGEDSLSELPYVIYPMKERTNKNDITCNNSNKDNTTNLSRGVKCLSDDGATEVTVPLLHRDCRSPAKKLTITVNREDDVVIEFRKPLNLTQMTWRQDPKEPCEKINTTDESKLIVPLDKTKESGVYLFEMDNNQPGASRECAVVIIRRECPANRYGDQCSLWCPDCMLGGICDAKTGKCVCPPGSKGEWCEEACEGDSCTMNLWVTSNTQICLPSPYGCSCAPGKKGYLCNEDCDPGTWGVNCLQRCNHCVSGICNVVTGKCSSGREDPCAGGPKGYLRFRQEPDVNPDTEEVTVSFVKEFDGEAPDSKNISYRVVIWEKDQSMNNMTTSKEVKNSITSTKMSVELQGLTPATNYYAAVLVKFSLNDTVCEIDGTLRGERIQKKLFTTICPKGKISNVKLHWKSQEGFNISWKEEAYAKHCNYTYEVKVERVSDGEEIYNNISKNPSHSQDGLETYTDYTVSIAVVYGGRKSDPSITTIKTLPKRPTTPPSLIRFFEDSGSVTYKWNRPSDVAGNISYRYTYEVKPIACGEETEIPADNYTQATEVSFPKPLPYARVTFRIAIGNEAGFSEYEEISDETDLEVPAIKVEKIDCGDYKSRKQCSVTLENDCRKINGRDLDIEAVWEYKTNSARDPKSGNIHADSFPAQNLHDYIVKLPLDFYNFTTYQLAVYVKNEAGTNESSRYSSEKIITPPVAPEKVKITGNVSAHSSIALGWDPAPSFPPTGDIKEYVINVYKTQDETLVGTFKTTKESYFIHYLDPDVSYTIHVSGINEGVEEPGEAAVTVIATVAQRPTTPPSLERIFEDSGSVTYKWNRPSDVEGNISYKYTYEVKPIACGEATENPAVKETEATEVSFPKPLPYARVTFRIAIGNEAGFSGYEEISHETDPEVPAIKVEKIDCGDYKSRKQCSVTLENDCRKINGRDLDIEAVWEYKTNSARDPKSGNIHADSFPAQNLHDYIIDFPRDFYHYTTYQLAVYVKNEAGTNESSRYSSGAIRLGAGRGSTLSISLLWELQ; translated from the exons ATGCCTCTCATAATGAAGAATTTTCTCTTCCTGG GTATCTTGTGGGTAATACTTCTCTTGCCGGGGACTTCAGC AGATCCTACAGGGGAGGATTCTTTAAGTGAGCTTCCGTATGTCATCTACCCTATGAAAGAGAGAACTAATAAAAATGACATCACTTGTAATAATTCTAATAAGGATAACACAACGAATCTAA GCAGGGGCGTGAAGTGCTTAAGCGATGACGGAGCCACTGAAGTTACAGTTCCACTCCTTCACAGAGACT GCAGGTCACCGGCAAAGAAACTGACGATCACGGTGAATAGGGAAGATGATGTCGTCATTGAATTTAGGAAACCTCTCAATTTGACCCAAATGACATGGCGTCAAGATCCAAAAGAACCCTGCGAGAAGATTAACACGACTGACGAATCAAAACTAATTGTACCACTCGATAAGACGAAGGAGTCTGGTGTCTATTTATTCGAAATGGATAATAACCAACCAGGAGCTTCAAGAGAGTGTGCAGTTGTGATCATTAGGAGGG AATGCCCAGCCAACAGGTATGGCGACCAATGCAGCCTTTGGTGCCCTGATTGCATGCTCGGAGGTATTTGTGATGCCAAGACTGGAAAATGTGTCTGTCCTCCTGGATCCAAAGGGGAATGGTGTGAGGAAG CATGTGAAGGCGACTCATGTACCATGAATCTATGGGTAACAAGTAATACGCAGATCTGTTTACCTTCTCCATACGGATGTTCGTGCGCTCCGGGCAAGAAAGGCTACTTGTGCAATGAAG ATTGTGATCCTGGTACCTGGGGAGTGAACTGTCTACAGAGATGTAATCACTGTGTGAGTGGAATTTGCAACGTTGTGACAGGAAAGTGTTCATCTGGTCGAGAAGATCCCTGTGCTGGAG GCCCCAAAGGATACCTCCGTTTCCGACAGGAACCGGACGTTAACCCGGATACGGAAGAGGTAACCGTATCCTTTGTGAAGGAATTTGATGGGGAAGCACCAGATTCGAAGAACATATCCTATCGAGTAGTTATTTGG GAGAAGGACCAAAGCATGAACAATATGACAACCTCTAAAGAAGTAAAGAATTCCATAACTTCGACTAAAATGTCAGTAGAACTACAAGGCCTGACACCTGCCACCAACTACTATGCTGCTGTCTTGGTAAAGTTCTCATTAAATGACACAGTGTGCGAAATTGACGGCACCTTAAGGGGAGAGCGGATTCAGAAGAAATTGTTCACTACCATATGCCCTAAAG GGAAGATATCCAATGTCAAACTACACTGGAAATCACAAGAAGGTTTTAACATCTCCTGGAAA GAGGAGGCATATGCTAAACATTGCAACTATACCTACGAGGTCAAAGTTGAAAGAGTTTCAGACGGAGAGGAAATATATAACAACATTTCGAAGAACCCTTCCCATAGCCAAGATGGGCTGGAGACTTACACAGACTACACAGTCAGCATAGCTGTAGTTTACGGTGGAAGAAAGTCGGACCCATCTATCACAACTATCAAAACCCTTCCGAAGC GACCAACCACTCCACCTTCTCTTATAAGATTCTTTGAAGATTCTGGCTCAGTGACATACAAATGGAATAGACCATCGGACGTGGCGGGAAATATAAGCTACAGATACACATATGAG GTCAAACCTATTGCGTGTGGCGAGGAGACAGAAATCCCAGCAGACAACTACACACAGGCTACAGAGGTCTCCTTCCCAAAACCTCTGCCTTATGCCCGTGTTACATTCAGGATTGCCATCGGAAACGAAGCTGGATTCAGTGAATATGAGGAAATCTCTGACGAAACTGATCTGGAAG TGCCAGCAATCAAGGTCGAAAAGATAGACTGTGGTGACTACAAATCACGTAAACAATGCAGTGTCACCTTAGAGAATGATTGTCGAAAAATCAATGGCAGAGATTTGGACATCGAGGCAGTGTGGGAATATAAAACGAATTCGGCAAGAGACCCCAAAAGTGGCAACATACATGCAGACTCTTTCCCGGCTCAGAATTTACATGATTACATAGTAAAACTCCCTCTTGACTTCTACAACTTTACAACATATCAACTCGCAGTTTATGTGAAAAATGAGGCAGGAACGAATGAAAGCTCTAGATATTCATCGGAGAAGATCATAACACCTCCTGTTG CACCTGAAAAGGTAAAGATAACGGGAAATGTTAGCGCGCACAGTTCCATCGCTTTAGGCTGGGATCCTGCACCGTCTTTCCCCCCGACTGGAGATATAAAAGAGTACGTCATCAACGTCTACAAAACTCAAGATGAAACGCTTGTTGGAACGTTTAAGACCACAAAGGAATCATACTTTATACACTACCTAGATCCGGACGTATCTTACACGATCCAT GTATCGGGAATCAACGAAGGTGTAGAGGAACCTGGGGAGGCTGCAGTAACTGTAATAGCAACTGTAGCTCAAA GACCAACCACTCCACCTTCTCTTGAAAGAATCTTTGAAGATTCTGGCTCAGTGACATACAAATGGAATAGACCATCGGACGTGGAGGgaaatataagctataaatacaCATATGAG GTCAAACCTATTGCATGTGGCGAGGCGACAGAAAACCCAGCAGTCAAGGAAACAGAGGCTACAGAGGTCTCCTTCCCAAAACCTCTGCCTTATGCCCGTGTTACATTCAGGATTGCCATCGGAAACGAAGCTGGATTCAGTGGATATGAGGAAATCTCTCACGAAACTGATCCCGAAG TGCCAGCAATCAAGGTCGAAAAGATAGACTGTGGTGACTACAAATCACGTAAACAATGCAGTGTCACCTTAGAGAATGATTGTCGAAAAATCAATGGCAGAGATTTGGACATCGAGGCAGTGTGGGAATATAAAACGAATTCGGCAAGAGACCCCAAAAGTGGCAACATACATGCAGACTCTTTCCCGGCTCAGAATTTACATGATTACATAATAGACTTCCCTCGTGACTTCTACCACTATACAACATATCAACTCGCAGTTTATGTGAAAAATGAGGCAGGAACGAATGAAAGTTCTAGATATTCATCGG gaGCAATACGACTTGGTGCAGGAAGGGGTAGCACTTTATCTATCAGCTTACTATGGGAACTTCAATAA
- the LOC137614296 gene encoding uncharacterized protein isoform X1, whose product MVWGRWRSFRNALRTLQVRSVLPNHLSLCSYCLFFRDPTGEDSLSELPYVIYPMKERTNKNDITCNNSNKDNTTNLSRGVKCLSDDGATEVTVPLLHRDCRSPAKKLTITVNREDDVVIEFRKPLNLTQMTWRQDPKEPCEKINTTDESKLIVPLDKTKESGVYLFEMDNNQPGASRECAVVIIRRECPANRYGDQCSLWCPDCMLGGICDAKTGKCVCPPGSKGEWCEEACEGDSCTMNLWVTSNTQICLPSPYGCSCAPGKKGYLCNEDCDPGTWGVNCLQRCNHCVSGICNVVTGKCSSGREDPCAGGPKGYLRFRQEPDVNPDTEEVTVSFVKEFDGEAPDSKNISYRVVIWEKDQSMNNMTTSKEVKNSITSTKMSVELQGLTPATNYYAAVLVKFSLNDTVCEIDGTLRGERIQKKLFTTICPKGKISNVKLHWKSQEGFNISWKEEAYAKHCNYTYEVKVERVSDGEEIYNNISKNPSHSQDGLETYTDYTVSIAVVYGGRKSDPSITTIKTLPKRPTTPPSLIRFFEDSGSVTYKWNRPSDVAGNISYRYTYEVKPIACGEETEIPADNYTQATEVSFPKPLPYARVTFRIAIGNEAGFSEYEEISDETDLEVPAIKVEKIDCGDYKSRKQCSVTLENDCRKINGRDLDIEAVWEYKTNSARDPKSGNIHADSFPAQNLHDYIVKLPLDFYNFTTYQLAVYVKNEAGTNESSRYSSEKIITPPVAPEKVKITGNVSAHSSIALGWDPAPSFPPTGDIKEYVINVYKTQDETLVGTFKTTKESYFIHYLDPDVSYTIHVSGINEGVEEPGEAAVTVIATVAQRPTTPPSLERIFEDSGSVTYKWNRPSDVEGNISYKYTYEVKPIACGEATENPAVKETEATEVSFPKPLPYARVTFRIAIGNEAGFSGYEEISHETDPEVPAIKVEKIDCGDYKSRKQCSVTLENDCRKINGRDLDIEAVWEYKTNSARDPKSGNIHADSFPAQNLHDYIIDFPRDFYHYTTYQLAVYVKNEAGTNESSRYSSGAIRLGAGRGSTLSISLLWELQ is encoded by the exons atggtgtggggtagatggagatcgtttaggaatgctcttcgcactcttcaagTGCGTTCTGTTTTGCCAAATCATTTATCCCTCTGTTCTTACTGTTTATTCTTCAGAGATCCTACAGGGGAGGATTCTTTAAGTGAGCTTCCGTATGTCATCTACCCTATGAAAGAGAGAACTAATAAAAATGACATCACTTGTAATAATTCTAATAAGGATAACACAACGAATCTAA GCAGGGGCGTGAAGTGCTTAAGCGATGACGGAGCCACTGAAGTTACAGTTCCACTCCTTCACAGAGACT GCAGGTCACCGGCAAAGAAACTGACGATCACGGTGAATAGGGAAGATGATGTCGTCATTGAATTTAGGAAACCTCTCAATTTGACCCAAATGACATGGCGTCAAGATCCAAAAGAACCCTGCGAGAAGATTAACACGACTGACGAATCAAAACTAATTGTACCACTCGATAAGACGAAGGAGTCTGGTGTCTATTTATTCGAAATGGATAATAACCAACCAGGAGCTTCAAGAGAGTGTGCAGTTGTGATCATTAGGAGGG AATGCCCAGCCAACAGGTATGGCGACCAATGCAGCCTTTGGTGCCCTGATTGCATGCTCGGAGGTATTTGTGATGCCAAGACTGGAAAATGTGTCTGTCCTCCTGGATCCAAAGGGGAATGGTGTGAGGAAG CATGTGAAGGCGACTCATGTACCATGAATCTATGGGTAACAAGTAATACGCAGATCTGTTTACCTTCTCCATACGGATGTTCGTGCGCTCCGGGCAAGAAAGGCTACTTGTGCAATGAAG ATTGTGATCCTGGTACCTGGGGAGTGAACTGTCTACAGAGATGTAATCACTGTGTGAGTGGAATTTGCAACGTTGTGACAGGAAAGTGTTCATCTGGTCGAGAAGATCCCTGTGCTGGAG GCCCCAAAGGATACCTCCGTTTCCGACAGGAACCGGACGTTAACCCGGATACGGAAGAGGTAACCGTATCCTTTGTGAAGGAATTTGATGGGGAAGCACCAGATTCGAAGAACATATCCTATCGAGTAGTTATTTGG GAGAAGGACCAAAGCATGAACAATATGACAACCTCTAAAGAAGTAAAGAATTCCATAACTTCGACTAAAATGTCAGTAGAACTACAAGGCCTGACACCTGCCACCAACTACTATGCTGCTGTCTTGGTAAAGTTCTCATTAAATGACACAGTGTGCGAAATTGACGGCACCTTAAGGGGAGAGCGGATTCAGAAGAAATTGTTCACTACCATATGCCCTAAAG GGAAGATATCCAATGTCAAACTACACTGGAAATCACAAGAAGGTTTTAACATCTCCTGGAAA GAGGAGGCATATGCTAAACATTGCAACTATACCTACGAGGTCAAAGTTGAAAGAGTTTCAGACGGAGAGGAAATATATAACAACATTTCGAAGAACCCTTCCCATAGCCAAGATGGGCTGGAGACTTACACAGACTACACAGTCAGCATAGCTGTAGTTTACGGTGGAAGAAAGTCGGACCCATCTATCACAACTATCAAAACCCTTCCGAAGC GACCAACCACTCCACCTTCTCTTATAAGATTCTTTGAAGATTCTGGCTCAGTGACATACAAATGGAATAGACCATCGGACGTGGCGGGAAATATAAGCTACAGATACACATATGAG GTCAAACCTATTGCGTGTGGCGAGGAGACAGAAATCCCAGCAGACAACTACACACAGGCTACAGAGGTCTCCTTCCCAAAACCTCTGCCTTATGCCCGTGTTACATTCAGGATTGCCATCGGAAACGAAGCTGGATTCAGTGAATATGAGGAAATCTCTGACGAAACTGATCTGGAAG TGCCAGCAATCAAGGTCGAAAAGATAGACTGTGGTGACTACAAATCACGTAAACAATGCAGTGTCACCTTAGAGAATGATTGTCGAAAAATCAATGGCAGAGATTTGGACATCGAGGCAGTGTGGGAATATAAAACGAATTCGGCAAGAGACCCCAAAAGTGGCAACATACATGCAGACTCTTTCCCGGCTCAGAATTTACATGATTACATAGTAAAACTCCCTCTTGACTTCTACAACTTTACAACATATCAACTCGCAGTTTATGTGAAAAATGAGGCAGGAACGAATGAAAGCTCTAGATATTCATCGGAGAAGATCATAACACCTCCTGTTG CACCTGAAAAGGTAAAGATAACGGGAAATGTTAGCGCGCACAGTTCCATCGCTTTAGGCTGGGATCCTGCACCGTCTTTCCCCCCGACTGGAGATATAAAAGAGTACGTCATCAACGTCTACAAAACTCAAGATGAAACGCTTGTTGGAACGTTTAAGACCACAAAGGAATCATACTTTATACACTACCTAGATCCGGACGTATCTTACACGATCCAT GTATCGGGAATCAACGAAGGTGTAGAGGAACCTGGGGAGGCTGCAGTAACTGTAATAGCAACTGTAGCTCAAA GACCAACCACTCCACCTTCTCTTGAAAGAATCTTTGAAGATTCTGGCTCAGTGACATACAAATGGAATAGACCATCGGACGTGGAGGgaaatataagctataaatacaCATATGAG GTCAAACCTATTGCATGTGGCGAGGCGACAGAAAACCCAGCAGTCAAGGAAACAGAGGCTACAGAGGTCTCCTTCCCAAAACCTCTGCCTTATGCCCGTGTTACATTCAGGATTGCCATCGGAAACGAAGCTGGATTCAGTGGATATGAGGAAATCTCTCACGAAACTGATCCCGAAG TGCCAGCAATCAAGGTCGAAAAGATAGACTGTGGTGACTACAAATCACGTAAACAATGCAGTGTCACCTTAGAGAATGATTGTCGAAAAATCAATGGCAGAGATTTGGACATCGAGGCAGTGTGGGAATATAAAACGAATTCGGCAAGAGACCCCAAAAGTGGCAACATACATGCAGACTCTTTCCCGGCTCAGAATTTACATGATTACATAATAGACTTCCCTCGTGACTTCTACCACTATACAACATATCAACTCGCAGTTTATGTGAAAAATGAGGCAGGAACGAATGAAAGTTCTAGATATTCATCGG gaGCAATACGACTTGGTGCAGGAAGGGGTAGCACTTTATCTATCAGCTTACTATGGGAACTTCAATAA